The following coding sequences lie in one Conexivisphaerales archaeon genomic window:
- a CDS encoding carbohydrate kinase family protein encodes MFVIGDVVIDFTVKTSGILPSESVVYLEDLPQTQAGVAGNIGWYLTQLGAKVSLCAAVGRDEWGSQIVSDLDNIGIDTANINVVDGSTGFFIILVEQNGNRRMIGSRGANRGLKINSQQILNQDPDWVHLSGYVMLNKNGLEILREVKKAVKQRGIGYSIDIEGIAYTKKRLNLEDALILCNSEEFKEYYGKAGVDSDAKVIVKAGPEGAFVYTDGNRIHIPTIPQKAVDTTAAGDAFNAGMIYSVLKHKDLVDACRFANAVATHKVKFMGARAVLNMVEIQKIYEILSRS; translated from the coding sequence GTGTTTGTCATAGGCGATGTGGTTATCGATTTTACAGTGAAGACCAGTGGGATTCTGCCAAGCGAATCAGTTGTTTATTTAGAAGATCTCCCGCAAACTCAAGCTGGTGTAGCAGGAAACATAGGTTGGTATCTGACTCAACTTGGAGCTAAGGTTTCTCTTTGTGCTGCTGTAGGAAGAGACGAATGGGGAAGCCAGATAGTCTCCGACCTTGACAATATTGGAATAGATACTGCCAACATAAACGTCGTTGATGGCTCGACAGGATTCTTCATAATTCTTGTGGAGCAGAACGGAAATAGGAGAATGATAGGTTCCAGGGGGGCTAATCGAGGACTAAAGATCAATTCGCAACAGATTCTAAACCAAGACCCAGACTGGGTGCATCTGTCAGGTTATGTCATGCTGAATAAGAACGGTTTGGAAATTCTACGCGAAGTTAAGAAAGCTGTGAAGCAAAGAGGCATAGGATATTCAATCGATATTGAAGGTATTGCCTATACAAAAAAGAGGCTTAACCTTGAGGATGCTCTGATACTGTGCAACAGCGAAGAATTCAAGGAATACTATGGTAAGGCTGGAGTAGACTCTGATGCAAAAGTGATAGTCAAAGCTGGACCAGAAGGAGCATTCGTTTACACAGATGGCAACAGAATCCATATCCCCACCATACCTCAGAAGGCTGTTGACACAACCGCTGCAGGGGATGCTTTCAATGCTGGAATGATATACTCCGTGCTCAAGCACAAAGACTTGGTGGACGCATGCAGGTTTGCCAACGCCGTTGCTACACACAAAGTGAAATTCATGGGAGCCAGGGCAGTGCTGAATATGGTTGAAATACAGAAGATATATGAAATATTAAGCAGGTCTTAG
- a CDS encoding nuclear transport factor 2 family protein, with protein sequence MEKERLNRKPESSARVLLVEYYRRLGSGEEWGSLLTEDFLLSGTVPKETRGRAAFVNANFFKMVKGVNVKELIVDGEKACALVNYDLISPRGKNFSSEVAEIWEVKEGKLASIEIFFDTEAFNKSLDVS encoded by the coding sequence ATGGAAAAGGAAAGGCTGAACCGAAAACCTGAGTCCTCGGCAAGGGTGCTACTTGTGGAATACTACAGAAGGCTGGGAAGCGGAGAGGAGTGGGGAAGTCTGTTAACCGAAGATTTTCTACTTTCAGGGACAGTTCCGAAGGAAACCAGAGGAAGAGCTGCCTTTGTCAACGCCAATTTCTTCAAAATGGTCAAGGGGGTAAATGTCAAGGAGCTCATTGTAGATGGCGAAAAGGCGTGCGCGCTTGTTAATTATGACTTAATATCCCCCAGAGGGAAGAACTTCTCTTCAGAGGTTGCCGAAATCTGGGAGGTCAAGGAGGGAAAGCTTGCATCAATAGAAATCTTCTTTGATACAGAAGCTTTTAACAAGTCTCTTGACGTTTCGTAG